A window of the Butyricimonas faecalis genome harbors these coding sequences:
- a CDS encoding DpnD/PcfM family protein, whose translation MKKYRIAIEETLRKVVEIEAETPGLAVCRAEDEYNEEKHVLSADNFAGADIALSTDDSTVMETLEDVDFIGYVQRRFEECRESISVEDKVRLAFGSFDNALYEFGEYRKEAARNRPQVYLLYRSDAWHNRSSMELIAPFSSLENMMEYLRRKKKEFRLTESDLEEFKNNRQTKGRDENYLYESDYLDVLPEQEPELPPKDDAFYDKVFTCGQSELSRRELESLPEPFDTYHVTDEEMEQIVYETEMETRDRLRLGKRKPIDFDNDRHSEIWWEEMEKAVVRHGVPYYEAE comes from the coding sequence ATGAAAAAATACCGGATAGCTATCGAAGAGACGCTCCGTAAGGTCGTGGAGATCGAGGCAGAAACGCCCGGTCTGGCCGTCTGCAGGGCGGAAGACGAATACAATGAAGAGAAACACGTGCTGTCAGCCGACAATTTCGCAGGAGCTGACATCGCACTCTCGACTGATGACAGCACGGTCATGGAGACTCTGGAAGACGTGGATTTCATCGGATACGTGCAACGCCGTTTCGAGGAATGCCGGGAGTCCATATCCGTCGAAGACAAAGTCCGGCTGGCATTCGGAAGTTTCGACAACGCCCTGTATGAGTTCGGCGAATACCGTAAGGAGGCGGCCCGGAACCGCCCGCAGGTCTACCTGCTGTACCGGAGCGATGCCTGGCACAACCGTTCTTCCATGGAGCTCATAGCCCCGTTCTCCTCCCTCGAAAACATGATGGAGTACCTGCGGCGTAAGAAGAAGGAATTCCGCCTGACGGAAAGTGATCTGGAAGAGTTCAAGAACAACCGGCAGACGAAGGGGCGCGACGAAAACTACCTGTACGAGTCGGATTATTTGGATGTGCTGCCGGAACAGGAACCCGAACTGCCGCCGAAAGATGACGCTTTCTATGACAAGGTTTTCACCTGCGGGCAATCCGAGCTGTCACGCAGGGAGTTGGAATCTCTGCCGGAGCCGTTCGATACCTACCATGTTACGGACGAAGAAATGGAACAGATTGTGTACGAAACGGAAATGGAGACACGGGACCGGCTGCGGCTCGGTAAAAGAAAGCCCATAGATTTTGACAATGACCGCCATAGTGAAATCTGGTGGGAAGAAATGGAAAAAGCAGTGGTAAGGCACGGCGTACCGTACTACGAGGCCGAATAA